In Brevibacillus brevis, a genomic segment contains:
- a CDS encoding DUF177 domain-containing protein — protein MNIKLTELEHRKGEPLPFQLTLDASELKNRHHEIRSITPVSAKGEAVQLGNLYYVKGEMNADVDFVCARCLTPFTQHANVAFSETFAHEDEPILQEDEDSDILPLHGDEIELDSLLQEDFLLAMPTFPLCEEDCKGLCPTCGVNRNEVACSCKNERIDPRLAGLADLFKDSK, from the coding sequence ATGAATATTAAGTTGACAGAGTTAGAGCATCGAAAGGGAGAGCCCTTGCCGTTTCAGCTGACGCTTGATGCGTCCGAGCTGAAGAATCGCCATCACGAAATCAGAAGTATCACTCCGGTTTCCGCCAAGGGCGAAGCGGTGCAGCTGGGCAACCTCTATTACGTAAAAGGCGAAATGAATGCAGACGTGGATTTTGTTTGTGCCCGTTGCCTCACTCCTTTTACCCAGCATGCGAACGTTGCCTTTTCCGAGACCTTTGCACATGAAGACGAACCGATTCTTCAAGAGGATGAGGACAGCGATATTCTTCCGTTGCACGGCGATGAAATCGAGCTGGACTCGCTTCTCCAGGAAGATTTTCTGCTGGCTATGCCTACCTTCCCGCTGTGCGAGGAAGATTGCAAGGGATTGTGCCCGACTTGTGGCGTCAATCGCAACGAAGTGGCATGCAGCTGCAAGAACGAACGAATCGACCCCCGTTTGGCAGGGCTGGCGGATTTGTTCAAAGACAGCAAGTAG
- a CDS encoding SepM family pheromone-processing serine protease, protein MNEVRQSSNSRRAKGAKGVSWGLALISALLGLSFFIPTNYYITRPGSAIELAPMIEVEGGKKDESGSFMLTTVRMGEANLAWYIYAQMSPDAELMQKELVVSQGESNEDFVRREQAVMDNSQKLAEAVAFRLAGYDVKVEKQGVWVMGTIDGLPAKKVLKIGDVITSVDGIPTPEAADLLAVLSKKKAGDSVEIAYIRDGQEAKTVITLVPLPDSKSVGIGVRPDNKQNIVIPKKVNIASQGIGGPSAGLMMTLEIYDQLETNTDLTKGYKIAGTGTISLDGTVGRIGGINHKVVAADKAGAEIFFAPQDTPGADSNYEEALATAKRIGTKMQIVPVKNVSDAVAYLQSQKQKTS, encoded by the coding sequence ATGAATGAGGTAAGGCAAAGCTCCAATTCGAGAAGAGCGAAGGGCGCCAAAGGCGTCAGTTGGGGGTTAGCTCTGATTTCGGCCCTTCTAGGCCTCTCCTTCTTTATTCCTACGAATTACTACATCACGAGACCGGGATCGGCGATCGAACTGGCTCCGATGATTGAGGTTGAAGGCGGAAAAAAAGATGAATCCGGATCGTTCATGCTGACCACAGTTCGCATGGGGGAAGCGAATCTCGCCTGGTACATCTACGCTCAAATGTCTCCGGACGCCGAGCTGATGCAAAAGGAGCTCGTGGTGAGCCAAGGGGAGAGCAATGAAGATTTCGTGCGGCGCGAGCAGGCTGTCATGGACAATTCGCAAAAACTGGCGGAAGCGGTCGCTTTTCGCCTGGCCGGATACGACGTGAAAGTGGAAAAGCAGGGCGTGTGGGTGATGGGGACCATTGACGGCCTCCCTGCGAAAAAGGTACTGAAGATCGGGGACGTCATCACTTCCGTCGACGGGATCCCGACCCCGGAAGCGGCCGACCTGCTGGCAGTGCTCTCCAAAAAGAAAGCAGGGGACTCCGTCGAAATTGCTTACATCCGCGATGGACAAGAAGCCAAAACGGTGATAACGTTGGTACCGCTGCCTGATTCCAAGTCGGTCGGCATCGGTGTGCGTCCGGACAACAAGCAAAACATCGTCATCCCGAAAAAAGTGAATATCGCCTCCCAAGGAATCGGCGGTCCTTCTGCAGGGTTGATGATGACGCTGGAAATCTATGACCAGCTGGAGACGAATACGGATCTGACCAAAGGATACAAAATCGCCGGAACAGGCACGATTTCCCTGGATGGGACCGTAGGCCGCATCGGCGGGATCAATCACAAGGTCGTAGCGGCCGACAAGGCTGGAGCGGAGATCTTTTTCGCCCCGCAGGATACGCCGGGAGCGGACTCCAATTACGAAGAGGCTTTGGCTACCGCGAAACGGATTGGTACCAAAATGCAAATCGTACCCGTCAAGAATGTCAGTGACGCAGTGGCTTATCTCCAGTCCCAAAAGCAAAAAACCTCCTGA
- the thiC gene encoding phosphomethylpyrimidine synthase ThiC: MSTSHDSPFHITPVQTFPGSRKVYAIGSSPDIRVPMREISLQPTKTAAGSAPNPPLRVYDTSGVYTEEGYVPDIQKGLPLLRSGWIERRGDTEAYTGRQPQPLDDGIESDSQNKSVPTFHRAGRLPLRAKKGRSVTQLHYAKKGVVTPEMEFVALREGVDPEFVRDEIARGRAIIPVNINHPESEPMIIGRHFHVKVNANIGTSAVSSSIGEEVEKMMWSVRWGADTIMDLSTGTHIHTTREWILRNSPVPVGTVPIYQALEKVKGKAEDLTWEIYRDTLIEQAEQGVDYFTIHAGVLLRYIPLTANRVTGIVSRGGSILAAWCLAHHEENFLYTHFEEICEILKTYDIAVSLGDGLRPGSIADANDEAQFAELETLGELTKIAWQHDVQVMIEGPGHVPLHQIKENMDKQLTICHEAPFYTLGPLTTDIAPGYDHITSAIGAAMIGWFGTAMLCYVTPKEHLGLPNKEDVRNGLIAYKIAAHAADLAKGHPRAKQRDDALSQARFEFRWNDQFNLSLDPERAREYHDETLPAEGAKSAHFCSMCGPKFCSMKITQDIRTLAREKQLSEDAALAEGMKEKASQFRSQGSRIYT, encoded by the coding sequence ATGTCCACCTCACACGATTCTCCCTTCCACATCACCCCGGTCCAAACTTTTCCGGGCAGCCGAAAAGTGTATGCGATCGGCAGTTCACCCGACATCCGCGTCCCGATGCGGGAAATCTCCCTTCAGCCAACAAAGACAGCTGCGGGTTCGGCGCCGAATCCCCCACTTCGCGTGTATGACACCAGCGGAGTGTACACCGAAGAAGGCTACGTCCCTGATATCCAAAAAGGACTTCCGCTCCTGCGGTCGGGCTGGATCGAGAGACGCGGTGACACCGAAGCATACACGGGCCGCCAGCCGCAGCCACTCGACGACGGTATCGAAAGCGACAGCCAGAACAAGTCCGTCCCCACCTTTCACCGGGCTGGACGACTCCCTCTTCGCGCCAAGAAAGGACGCTCCGTCACCCAATTGCACTATGCAAAAAAAGGGGTGGTCACTCCCGAGATGGAGTTCGTGGCGCTGCGCGAAGGAGTCGATCCCGAATTCGTGCGTGATGAGATCGCGCGAGGACGTGCGATTATCCCCGTCAACATCAATCATCCCGAGAGCGAACCGATGATCATCGGACGCCATTTCCACGTCAAGGTAAATGCCAATATCGGCACGTCTGCCGTTTCCTCCTCCATCGGTGAAGAGGTCGAGAAAATGATGTGGTCCGTGCGCTGGGGCGCCGATACGATCATGGATTTGTCGACAGGCACGCACATCCATACGACGCGGGAATGGATCCTGCGAAACAGCCCGGTTCCCGTCGGCACTGTCCCGATATATCAGGCCCTGGAAAAGGTCAAAGGCAAGGCCGAGGATTTGACCTGGGAGATCTATCGCGACACGCTGATCGAGCAGGCGGAGCAAGGAGTGGACTACTTTACGATCCACGCGGGGGTGCTGCTTCGCTACATCCCCCTCACAGCGAACAGAGTGACGGGAATCGTCTCGCGCGGAGGCTCCATTCTGGCTGCCTGGTGCCTTGCCCATCACGAAGAGAACTTTTTGTACACCCATTTTGAAGAGATTTGCGAGATTCTCAAGACGTATGACATCGCTGTCTCGCTGGGAGACGGTCTGCGCCCCGGATCGATCGCGGATGCGAATGACGAGGCCCAATTTGCCGAACTGGAGACATTGGGCGAGCTGACGAAAATCGCCTGGCAGCACGACGTGCAAGTCATGATCGAAGGGCCCGGCCACGTCCCGCTTCATCAAATCAAGGAGAACATGGACAAACAGCTGACCATCTGCCATGAGGCCCCCTTCTACACGCTGGGTCCGCTTACGACCGACATCGCCCCGGGCTACGACCACATCACTTCGGCCATCGGCGCCGCGATGATCGGCTGGTTCGGCACGGCGATGCTCTGCTATGTGACACCGAAGGAACACTTGGGGTTGCCGAACAAGGAAGACGTGCGCAACGGCCTGATCGCCTACAAGATCGCCGCGCATGCAGCCGATTTGGCTAAAGGCCATCCCCGCGCGAAGCAGAGGGATGATGCCCTGTCCCAAGCACGTTTTGAATTTCGCTGGAACGATCAGTTCAACCTGTCGCTGGATCCCGAGCGTGCCAGGGAATACCATGACGAGACGCTGCCAGCGGAAGGGGCGAAATCGGCTCATTTCTGCTCGATGTGCGGGCCGAAGTTTTGCAGTATGAAAATCACGCAGGACATTCGCACGCTCGCCCGGGAGAAGCAGCTCTCAGAGGATGCCGCGCTTGCGGAAGGCATGAAAGAAAAGGCGTCTCAGTTCCGCTCCCAAGGAAGCCGCATCTATACGTAA
- the coaD gene encoding pantetheine-phosphate adenylyltransferase — protein MTIAVCSGSFDPVTYGHLDIINRGARVFDKVIVAVLINSKKNSLFTVEERVELLRQATADIDNVEVDSFDGLLIDYMKKRKAQVIIRGLRAVSDFEYEMQVASINKKLDENIETFFMMTSNQYSYLSSSIVKEVASYKASVSDLVPPVVEEALLAKLGR, from the coding sequence ATGACCATCGCGGTATGCTCAGGAAGCTTCGATCCCGTTACATACGGACACCTCGACATCATCAACCGGGGAGCCCGCGTATTCGACAAGGTGATCGTAGCTGTATTGATCAATTCCAAGAAAAACTCCTTGTTCACCGTGGAAGAACGCGTAGAGCTGTTGCGCCAAGCGACAGCCGACATAGACAATGTGGAAGTGGATTCGTTCGACGGCCTTTTAATTGACTACATGAAAAAGCGCAAAGCCCAGGTGATCATCCGGGGGTTGCGCGCTGTTTCCGATTTTGAATACGAAATGCAGGTCGCATCCATCAACAAAAAGCTGGATGAAAATATCGAGACGTTTTTCATGATGACCAGCAACCAATATTCCTATCTGAGCTCCAGCATCGTGAAAGAGGTAGCCAGCTACAAGGCAAGCGTGTCCGACCTTGTTCCTCCGGTTGTGGAGGAGGCGCTTCTGGCCAAGCTGGGCAGGTAG
- a CDS encoding DeoR/GlpR family DNA-binding transcription regulator, with protein MFQEERLAAILQYLQEHQRISVQDVVERFGVSRDTARRDIVKLEEQGQILRTRGGAILPTLTKKSYSYRERMQLGLPEKRSIAAVAAGLVKDGDYLMLDASTTVQLSIESLQTTGHVIITSSLAAASSLAGREGFQVKLLGGDVHPEDQYVYGSRAIDNLSDFHVDKLFIGACGITPSGLVSPTEESGYVIKEMMKRADQVIVLADQSKFGKSMLYRVAGLQQIDIIVTDQRPNPEMMEALLQHEVELLVAEDRQN; from the coding sequence ATGTTTCAGGAAGAAAGGCTGGCCGCCATCCTGCAGTATTTGCAGGAGCATCAGCGGATCAGCGTGCAGGATGTCGTGGAGCGATTTGGGGTGTCCCGGGATACGGCACGGCGGGATATCGTCAAGCTGGAGGAGCAGGGGCAAATCTTGCGGACTCGCGGCGGAGCCATTTTGCCTACCTTGACGAAGAAAAGCTATTCCTACCGGGAGCGCATGCAGCTCGGCTTGCCGGAAAAACGCAGCATTGCTGCGGTCGCGGCAGGATTGGTGAAAGACGGGGACTACCTGATGCTCGATGCGTCGACAACGGTCCAGCTCTCCATCGAGTCCTTGCAGACGACGGGCCACGTGATTATCACCAGCTCGCTCGCCGCCGCATCCAGCCTGGCCGGCAGAGAGGGGTTTCAGGTAAAGCTCCTCGGCGGAGATGTGCATCCTGAAGATCAGTATGTATACGGCTCCCGAGCCATCGACAACCTGTCCGATTTCCATGTCGACAAGCTGTTTATTGGGGCTTGCGGCATTACCCCGAGCGGCTTGGTCTCTCCCACGGAGGAGTCCGGCTACGTGATCAAGGAAATGATGAAAAGAGCCGATCAGGTCATTGTCCTGGCCGACCAGTCCAAATTCGGCAAGTCAATGCTGTATCGGGTGGCTGGTCTGCAGCAGATCGACATCATCGTGACCGACCAAAGGCCGAATCCGGAAATGATGGAAGCCCTCCTGCAGCATGAGGTGGAGCTGTTGGTGGCGGAGGATCGGCAGAACTAG
- a CDS encoding Ku protein translates to MHTVWKGSISFGLVNIPVRMFTATEERDIRFRQLHKECHTPIKYAKMCPHCDREIEASEIVRGYEYEKGHFVIIDDSDLEAITPETRRAIEILDFVDLKDIDPIYFDKSYFLSPQETGDKAYALLRAAMEQTGKIAVAQVTMRNRQSLAVVRLYEHCIMMETIYYPDEVRPVSQVPALPEAEVALSENELKMATELINNMTVPFDPGKYTDDYRIELQAMIEKKLEGQEIATSPAVPRANVIDLMQALKQSLEATGGPAAGPVKLEPEPTPEPAAKKPGRKASSKTPKEGAAKPMPAAPAASTTGTTTKTLRRKKTSV, encoded by the coding sequence TTGCACACGGTTTGGAAAGGCTCCATCAGCTTTGGACTCGTCAATATTCCCGTTCGCATGTTCACGGCGACAGAAGAGCGGGACATCCGATTTCGCCAGTTGCACAAGGAATGCCATACGCCGATCAAATACGCCAAGATGTGCCCGCATTGCGATCGGGAAATCGAAGCCAGCGAAATCGTGCGCGGCTACGAATACGAGAAAGGACACTTCGTCATCATCGACGATTCCGATCTCGAGGCGATCACTCCGGAAACACGCAGGGCGATTGAAATTCTCGACTTCGTCGATTTGAAGGACATCGATCCCATCTACTTCGACAAGAGCTATTTCCTTTCGCCGCAGGAGACAGGGGACAAAGCGTACGCGCTGCTGCGGGCTGCGATGGAGCAGACCGGAAAAATCGCAGTTGCCCAAGTGACGATGCGCAATCGCCAGAGCCTCGCCGTCGTACGGCTGTACGAGCACTGCATCATGATGGAGACCATTTACTATCCGGATGAGGTCAGGCCGGTCAGTCAAGTCCCTGCCTTGCCTGAAGCAGAAGTCGCCCTCTCGGAAAACGAACTCAAGATGGCGACGGAGCTTATCAACAACATGACCGTCCCCTTTGATCCAGGAAAATACACGGACGATTACCGCATCGAACTGCAAGCGATGATCGAAAAAAAGCTGGAAGGCCAGGAAATTGCGACTTCTCCAGCCGTGCCGCGGGCCAATGTCATCGACCTGATGCAGGCGCTCAAGCAAAGCCTCGAGGCGACCGGCGGGCCCGCAGCTGGTCCGGTCAAGCTCGAGCCGGAGCCCACACCGGAGCCTGCTGCGAAAAAGCCCGGACGAAAGGCATCGTCCAAGACGCCCAAGGAAGGGGCCGCCAAGCCGATGCCAGCCGCTCCTGCCGCTTCCACTACCGGGACCACGACAAAAACGCTGCGCAGGAAAAAAACGTCTGTGTGA
- the rsmD gene encoding 16S rRNA (guanine(966)-N(2))-methyltransferase RsmD — protein sequence MRVIAGEHKGRRLTAVPGKGTRPTTDKVKESIFNMIGPYFDGGWALDLYAGTGGLGIEALSRGAERAVFVERDAKAFAVVKQNVEACRLEGSAELYRMDADRAIRTLASRGHAFDLVFLDPPYAHQKIAEEIRLFQQFGLLAEGAWIVAEHDVGVELPLEIGDCVVDRSSSYGETAVTLYYYERHSERDASDDESTPEGEESP from the coding sequence ATGCGAGTCATCGCGGGTGAGCACAAGGGACGCAGACTGACGGCCGTTCCAGGCAAAGGCACGCGTCCTACGACAGACAAAGTGAAAGAATCGATTTTCAACATGATTGGCCCGTATTTTGACGGCGGTTGGGCGCTTGATCTGTACGCCGGAACGGGTGGGTTAGGAATAGAAGCGCTGAGCAGGGGAGCCGAGCGGGCCGTGTTTGTGGAGCGGGATGCGAAGGCTTTCGCCGTCGTGAAGCAAAACGTGGAGGCCTGTAGGCTGGAGGGCAGCGCGGAGCTGTACCGCATGGACGCGGATCGCGCGATACGTACGCTGGCTTCGCGCGGCCACGCGTTTGATTTGGTGTTTCTCGACCCTCCGTACGCCCACCAAAAAATTGCAGAGGAAATCCGGTTGTTTCAACAATTCGGACTGCTTGCCGAAGGAGCGTGGATCGTCGCCGAACACGATGTCGGCGTCGAGCTGCCGCTCGAGATCGGCGATTGCGTGGTGGACCGCTCGTCTTCCTATGGCGAGACGGCCGTAACGCTTTACTACTATGAACGCCATTCTGAAAGGGACGCGTCAGACGACGAGTCGACGCCCGAAGGAGAGGAATCGCCATGA
- a CDS encoding cation diffusion facilitator family transporter, whose product MDVYSNIKKGERGAWVSIVAYVFCSVLKIMIALIAGSEALMADGLNNSTDVIASVAVLIGLRISRKPPDQDHPYGHFRAETISALIASFIMLAVGIQVVTEAVPTLFSPEHSAPDMLAGWTALFTAVIMFGVYRYNRGLAQRTNSQALMAAAMDNRSDAFVSIGTFVGVAGAQFRLDWLDPLAALVVGLIILKTAWNIFRESTHRLTDGFDQSHLEQLRGTISGISGVEEISDIKARYLGSSVLVDVVIHVDPDLNVVESHTITEKIEERMRKVHKINNVHIHIEPIKKVAQR is encoded by the coding sequence GTGGATGTGTACTCCAATATCAAAAAAGGGGAGCGGGGGGCATGGGTGAGCATTGTCGCCTATGTGTTCTGCTCGGTTCTCAAAATAATGATTGCCCTGATCGCCGGTTCGGAAGCGTTAATGGCGGACGGGTTGAACAATTCAACGGATGTGATTGCATCCGTGGCTGTTCTGATCGGACTTCGCATTTCCCGCAAGCCGCCTGACCAAGATCATCCATACGGCCACTTTCGGGCGGAGACGATTTCTGCACTCATCGCTTCGTTTATCATGCTGGCCGTCGGGATTCAGGTCGTGACCGAAGCGGTTCCGACGCTGTTTTCACCGGAACATTCCGCGCCGGACATGCTGGCGGGCTGGACTGCACTGTTTACAGCGGTCATTATGTTTGGGGTATATCGATACAACCGGGGGTTGGCACAGAGGACGAACAGCCAGGCCCTGATGGCTGCAGCCATGGACAACCGCTCAGACGCATTCGTCAGTATCGGGACGTTTGTCGGCGTGGCCGGGGCGCAGTTCCGGCTCGACTGGCTGGATCCCCTCGCTGCGTTGGTCGTCGGTCTGATCATCCTAAAAACGGCATGGAACATTTTTCGGGAGTCAACGCATCGCCTTACCGACGGTTTTGACCAGAGTCATCTGGAACAGTTGCGTGGGACTATTTCCGGCATCTCGGGCGTGGAGGAGATCAGCGACATCAAAGCGCGTTACCTCGGGAGCAGCGTCCTCGTCGACGTCGTGATCCACGTCGATCCGGACCTGAACGTCGTCGAGAGCCACACCATCACGGAAAAAATCGAGGAACGAATGCGGAAGGTACACAAGATCAATAACGTACACATCCACATTGAACCGATCAAAAAGGTCGCACAACGTTAA
- the rpmF gene encoding 50S ribosomal protein L32: protein MAVPQRRTSKTRKRMRRTHFKLEIPGMIKCDNCNEYKLAHRVCPSCGHYKGVKVAK from the coding sequence ATGGCAGTACCTCAACGGAGAACTTCCAAAACCCGTAAAAGAATGCGTCGTACGCACTTCAAATTAGAGATTCCAGGCATGATCAAATGCGATAATTGCAACGAATACAAACTTGCGCATCGCGTTTGCCCAAGCTGCGGTCACTACAAAGGTGTGAAAGTAGCGAAGTAA
- a CDS encoding patatin-like phospholipase family protein, which yields MGAKRKPVVGVALGSGGARGFAHIGVLKALEAHGIEVDMLAGSSMGSLIAAVYANGIEPHMMGKLALNLKRKHWLDLTVPSLGFVSGEKIKQLIRLLTHGKRIEQLNKPLAIVATDIESGERVVFREGPIDQAVRASISIPGIFVPEKVDGRLLVDGGVIDRVPVTVVREMGADIVIAVDVAQVDTPMKVSTIFDVIAQTIDVMEREILRHRILAADLVIRPDVGHYSSIAYTGVEEIIELGEQAGAQHASRIQELIESWEAVE from the coding sequence ATGGGAGCGAAACGGAAACCGGTAGTAGGCGTGGCATTGGGGTCGGGAGGGGCGCGCGGCTTCGCCCATATCGGGGTACTCAAGGCTCTGGAGGCACATGGCATTGAGGTGGATATGCTGGCAGGAAGCAGCATGGGCAGCCTGATCGCCGCCGTGTACGCCAACGGCATTGAGCCCCATATGATGGGGAAACTGGCGCTGAATTTGAAACGCAAGCACTGGCTCGATTTGACGGTCCCCAGTCTCGGATTCGTATCCGGTGAAAAAATCAAACAGCTCATCCGTTTGCTTACCCATGGCAAACGGATCGAACAATTGAATAAGCCGCTCGCAATCGTGGCGACCGACATTGAGTCCGGCGAGCGAGTGGTCTTTCGTGAGGGACCGATTGATCAGGCTGTTCGTGCGAGTATTTCCATCCCCGGCATTTTTGTGCCGGAGAAAGTGGATGGACGGCTGCTCGTCGACGGTGGCGTCATCGATCGCGTGCCCGTGACAGTCGTTCGCGAAATGGGCGCCGATATCGTGATCGCAGTCGATGTCGCACAAGTGGACACGCCGATGAAAGTATCGACCATTTTCGACGTCATCGCCCAGACGATCGACGTGATGGAGCGGGAAATTTTGCGGCACCGGATCCTGGCTGCCGATCTCGTAATCCGGCCGGATGTTGGACATTATAGCAGTATCGCTTACACCGGAGTCGAAGAAATCATCGAACTGGGCGAGCAGGCAGGGGCACAGCATGCCTCGCGCATCCAAGAATTGATTGAAAGCTGGGAGGCTGTTGAATGA
- the ylbJ gene encoding sporulation integral membrane protein YlbJ, producing the protein MSRHSPILTLLFALSTIALVFSLVAYSQISFEAAVRGLKIWWEVVFPSTLPFIVLSEILMGLGVVHFVGVLLEPMMRPLFNVPGTGGFILAMGFSSGYPVAAKLTTRLRQQGSVTQAEGERLVSFTTTGDPLFVMGAVAIGFFHSEQMGLILALTHYLSAVIMGLLYRFHAPFATVTKPLAKTELPLPLRALQAMHRARLRDGRAFGKLMGDAVQSALNTLFMIGGFIIVFSVLIQLFSAIHLTQIIGTLLSIFLGPFGFPPAFSHAIVAGLFEVTLGAQAASTVADGVPLVWKAAIASAVLSWGGLSVHAQVASILSETDIRVAPYLIARSIHALLAAVLTFAVWSPLQATAWFAAKSVPVFLPTSSGIPVFSWWEILWKSSLLALGIAAFLLLASGLVRSLRTGKTR; encoded by the coding sequence ATGTCACGCCACTCTCCGATTCTCACGTTGTTGTTCGCCTTGTCGACGATTGCCCTCGTGTTTTCCTTGGTCGCCTACTCGCAGATCTCGTTTGAGGCTGCGGTCCGCGGACTCAAAATCTGGTGGGAAGTGGTCTTCCCTTCCACCCTGCCCTTTATCGTCCTCTCCGAGATTTTGATGGGTCTCGGTGTGGTTCATTTTGTCGGCGTATTGTTGGAGCCCATGATGCGTCCCCTTTTTAACGTGCCGGGGACAGGCGGGTTCATCCTCGCCATGGGCTTTTCCTCCGGTTACCCCGTCGCCGCCAAATTGACGACGCGCCTGCGACAGCAAGGCAGCGTGACGCAGGCGGAAGGGGAGCGGCTCGTATCCTTTACGACGACCGGAGATCCCTTGTTCGTCATGGGGGCCGTGGCCATCGGTTTTTTTCACAGCGAACAGATGGGGCTGATTCTCGCCCTCACCCATTATCTCTCCGCGGTCATCATGGGGTTGCTGTACCGTTTTCACGCACCGTTCGCCACTGTCACCAAGCCTCTCGCAAAGACGGAGCTGCCGCTGCCGCTGCGCGCCCTCCAAGCCATGCATAGGGCTCGCCTCCGCGATGGCCGCGCTTTCGGCAAGCTGATGGGAGACGCCGTTCAGTCCGCCTTGAATACGCTCTTCATGATCGGCGGGTTCATCATCGTGTTTTCCGTGCTGATCCAATTGTTCTCAGCGATCCACCTGACGCAGATCATCGGTACGCTGCTGTCGATCTTCCTCGGCCCCTTCGGCTTTCCTCCTGCTTTCTCCCATGCAATCGTGGCCGGCCTGTTTGAGGTCACCCTCGGAGCCCAGGCAGCGAGCACTGTTGCCGACGGCGTGCCTCTCGTATGGAAAGCCGCGATCGCAAGCGCCGTGCTTTCCTGGGGTGGATTGAGTGTACATGCGCAAGTGGCGAGCATTTTGAGCGAAACCGATATACGGGTGGCTCCGTATTTGATCGCACGGTCGATTCACGCCCTTCTCGCCGCTGTCCTCACTTTCGCCGTGTGGAGCCCGCTCCAAGCGACGGCATGGTTTGCAGCGAAAAGCGTTCCCGTCTTCCTCCCCACCTCATCCGGCATACCGGTCTTCAGCTGGTGGGAGATCCTCTGGAAATCCAGCTTGCTCGCACTTGGCATCGCCGCGTTCCTGCTGCTGGCAAGCGGACTGGTCCGCAGCTTGCGCACTGGTAAGACGCGCTGA
- a CDS encoding glycosyl hydrolase family 18 protein, which yields MANTKRVLYRIMAWTMKVGMAGALLSGCATIGDTTDRMPTAAAKQPLEKTAWLVDWQWKAGAEDLRQMTDGLTSVQMFAAYFDESDDLYFTKAFQDALPKVQDVAKKSSLVHLDLTIVNDQLRKDGSESQKDPAIVSRLMATEESRNRHIDQIMEAVSRYQFHGIEIDYERIEEKDWEHVLAFYGELYRRLSAQDKTLRIVLEPRTPIEQLSLPEGPVYVMMAYNLHGPSSDPGPKADRSFIAELASRMKKVPGKKVIALSAGGFDWSEGGEVTALTETQAAELAKSSLEMPRRNNASGSLHFTYLDQEQRKHTVWYADETTLQTWADAVWQEGYDIALWRLGDLSPGSVRLMNQSK from the coding sequence GTGGCAAATACAAAGCGGGTGCTATACCGGATAATGGCTTGGACAATGAAAGTGGGGATGGCGGGCGCCCTTCTATCAGGGTGTGCGACGATAGGCGATACAACGGATCGGATGCCGACCGCTGCAGCGAAGCAGCCCTTGGAAAAGACGGCATGGCTGGTCGATTGGCAATGGAAAGCCGGCGCGGAAGATTTGCGGCAAATGACGGATGGGCTGACGAGCGTGCAAATGTTTGCCGCCTACTTTGACGAGTCTGACGACCTGTATTTTACGAAAGCATTTCAAGATGCTCTGCCCAAGGTGCAGGACGTCGCCAAAAAGAGCAGTCTGGTCCATCTCGATCTCACCATCGTCAACGATCAGCTGCGCAAAGACGGAAGCGAATCGCAGAAAGACCCGGCCATCGTGTCGAGGCTCATGGCGACCGAAGAGAGTCGGAACAGGCATATCGACCAGATCATGGAGGCAGTTTCCCGCTATCAGTTCCACGGAATCGAAATCGATTACGAACGGATCGAGGAGAAGGATTGGGAGCATGTGCTCGCTTTTTACGGGGAGCTGTACCGACGCCTTTCCGCACAGGACAAGACGCTGCGCATCGTCCTCGAGCCGCGGACGCCGATCGAGCAGCTTTCCCTACCGGAAGGGCCGGTATACGTCATGATGGCGTACAATTTGCATGGACCGAGCAGCGATCCCGGACCAAAGGCTGATCGTTCCTTTATTGCGGAGCTGGCAAGCCGGATGAAGAAGGTCCCGGGCAAGAAAGTCATCGCTTTGTCCGCTGGAGGATTTGACTGGTCGGAGGGCGGGGAGGTCACAGCGCTAACAGAGACCCAGGCAGCCGAGCTCGCAAAGTCCAGCCTGGAAATGCCGAGGCGCAACAATGCAAGCGGCAGCCTTCACTTCACCTATCTTGACCAGGAGCAGCGGAAGCATACGGTCTGGTATGCGGATGAAACGACGCTTCAGACTTGGGCGGACGCCGTTTGGCAGGAAGGATACGACATCGCACTGTGGCGTCTCGGAGATCTGAGTCCAGGCAGCGTACGATTGATGAATCAATCCAAGTAA